The following proteins are encoded in a genomic region of Brachypodium distachyon strain Bd21 chromosome 1, Brachypodium_distachyon_v3.0, whole genome shotgun sequence:
- the LOC104582355 gene encoding guanine nucleotide-binding protein subunit gamma 3 isoform X4 — translation MMAMVAPRPKSPPASPDPCGRHHLQLAVDTLHREIGFLEGEISSVEGVHAASKCCKEVDEFVGKNADPFITMYGFSVHQRRRTPISLATFQRSFEPGRV, via the exons ATGATGGCAATGGTGGCGCCCAGGCCCaagtcgccgccggcctcgccggACCCCTGCGGCCGACACCACCTGCAGCTCGCCGTCGACACGCTCCACCGCGAGATCGGATTCCTCGAG GGGGAAATTAGTTCCGTTGAAGGGGTGCATGCTGCCTCCAAATGCTGCAAAGA GGTTGATGAGTTCGTAGGAAAGAATGCCGATCCATTCATAACGATGTATGGATTTTCAG TTCATCAAAGAAGGCGAACACCGATCAgtctcgccaccttccaaagAAGTTTCG AGCCCGGACGTGTTTGA
- the LOC104582355 gene encoding guanine nucleotide-binding protein subunit gamma 3 isoform X1, giving the protein MMAMVAPRPKSPPASPDPCGRHHLQLAVDTLHREIGFLEGEISSVEGVHAASKCCKEVDEFVGKNADPFITISSSKKANTDQSRHLPKKFRARTCLSYLSWMCCCGGCPSVQLQGPTSCCSCGALGGLCGCCSTGECCRCRVGCGGCGCCCCCCRGSPCRSRTPSPRCSCGCTCSCPSCCSSSCACPAPSCCRAPRCCYLCS; this is encoded by the exons ATGATGGCAATGGTGGCGCCCAGGCCCaagtcgccgccggcctcgccggACCCCTGCGGCCGACACCACCTGCAGCTCGCCGTCGACACGCTCCACCGCGAGATCGGATTCCTCGAG GGGGAAATTAGTTCCGTTGAAGGGGTGCATGCTGCCTCCAAATGCTGCAAAGA GGTTGATGAGTTCGTAGGAAAGAATGCCGATCCATTCATAACGAT CAGTTCATCAAAGAAGGCGAACACCGATCAgtctcgccaccttccaaagAAGTTTCG AGCCCGGACGTGTTTGAGCTACCTGTCGTGGatgtgctgctgcggcgggtgTCCTTCCGTCCAGCTCCAGGGGCCAACGAGCTGCTGCTCTTGCGGAGCGCTGGGAGGGCTGTGCGGTTGCTGCAGCACCGGAGaatgctgccgctgccgcgtcgGGTGCGggggctgcggctgctgctgctgctgctgccgtggcaGCCCGTGCCGCAGCCGCACGCCGAGCCCGAGATGCTCGTGTGGTTGCACGTGCTCCTGcccgagctgctgctcctcctcttgcgCGTGTCCGGCTCCCTCCTGCTGCCGTGCCCCTCGGTGTTGTTACCTGTGTTCATGA
- the LOC104582355 gene encoding guanine nucleotide-binding protein subunit gamma 3 isoform X3 translates to MMAMVAPRPKSPPASPDPCGRHHLQLAVDTLHREIGFLEGEISSVEGVHAASKCCKEVDEFVGKNADPFITMYGFSAVHQRRRTPISLATFQRSFEPGRV, encoded by the exons ATGATGGCAATGGTGGCGCCCAGGCCCaagtcgccgccggcctcgccggACCCCTGCGGCCGACACCACCTGCAGCTCGCCGTCGACACGCTCCACCGCGAGATCGGATTCCTCGAG GGGGAAATTAGTTCCGTTGAAGGGGTGCATGCTGCCTCCAAATGCTGCAAAGA GGTTGATGAGTTCGTAGGAAAGAATGCCGATCCATTCATAACGATGTATGGATTTTCAG CAGTTCATCAAAGAAGGCGAACACCGATCAgtctcgccaccttccaaagAAGTTTCG AGCCCGGACGTGTTTGA
- the LOC100823340 gene encoding serine/threonine-protein kinase RIPK, which yields MARTSKKKQQQQSAWVSLFGSCLGGSSGKKKAGSGKVRPGPRSTNKHGEDDLERGSVASAVAGQRMSFTDVMSAASDQELSVSLVGSNLHVFTVGELKAATQGFLDSNFLGEGGFGPVYKGSVDDKAKPGLKAQSIAVKLWDPEGTQGHKEWLSEVIFLGQFRHTNLVKLVGYCCEEDHRLLVYEYMAKGSLENHLFKKFPPVLSWSTRLNIAVGAAKGLAFLHDAEKPVIYRDFKTSNILLDPDYKAKLSDFGLAKDGPEGDDTHVSTRVMGTHGYAAPEYILTGHLTAKSDVYSFGVVLLEILSGRRAVDKTRPNRERHLVEHMRSWLKDPQKLGRIMDPALEGKYSTSGAHKAALVAYQCLSGSPKSRPDMSKVVEDLEPLLSLIDDGPSEPAMSVASQEDARKERTARRKNGERESSNGVHRHKARSPKKTDRRRGPGKSEEFWEWHMPGKV from the exons ATGGCGAGGACGtccaagaagaagcagcagcagcagtcggcGTGGGTGTCCCTCTTCGGAAGCTGCCtgggcggcagcagcgggaagaagaaggcggggaGCGGCAAGGTCCGGCCTGGCCCGAGGTCGACGAACAAGCACGGGGAGGATGACTTGGAAAGAGGCTCCGTGGCTTCGGCGGTGGCCGGGCAGCGCATGTCGTTCACGGACGTGATGAGCGCGGCGTCGGACCAGGAGCTGTCGGTGTCGCTGGTGGGCTCCAACCTCCACGTGTTCACGGTCGGGGAGCTCAAGGCGGCCACGCAGGGCTTCCTGGACTCCAACTTCCTGGGCGAGGGCGGGTTCGGCCCCGTCTACAAGGGCTCCGTCGACGACAAGGCCAAGCCGGGCCTCAAGGCGCAGTCCATCGCCGTCAAGCTCTGGGACCCCGAGGGCACGCAGGGGCACAAGGAATGGCTG TCTGAGGTGATCTTCCTGGGGCAGTTCCGGCATACGAACCTGGTGAAGCTCGTCGGTTACTGCTGCGAGGAGGACCACAGGCTGCTCGTCTACGAGTACATGGCCAAGGGCAGCCTGGAGAACCATCTCTTCAAAA AGTTTCCCCCCGTTCTGTCGTGGTCAACCCGGCTGAACATTGCGGTGGGCGCCGCAAAGGGCCTCGCCTTCCTTCACGACGCGGAGAAGCCCGTTATCTATCGCGACTTCAAGACATCTAACATCTTACTGGACCCG GACTACAAGGCAAAGCTCTCAGACTTTGGGCTCGCTAAGGATGGGCCAGAGGGCGACGACACTCATGTCTCGACACGTGTCATGGGCACCCATGGCTACGCCGCGCCAGAGTACATCTTAACTG GTCATCTAACGGCAAAGAGCGACGTCTATAGTTTCGGAGTGGTTCTCCTCGAGATCCTCTCAGGCAGGCGGGCCGTGGACAAGACCAGGCCCAACAGAGAACGCCATTTGGTTGAGCACATGCGGTCGTGGCTTAAAGACCCACAAAAGCTGGGCCGAATAATGGACCCTGCACTGGAGGGTAAATATTCTACCAGTGGGGCTCATAAGGCGGCCTTGGTAGCGTATCAGTGCCTAAGCGGCAGCCCAAAGAGCAGGCCAGACATGTCCAAGGTTGTAGAAGACCTGGAGCCACTGCTGAGCCTCATAGACGACGGGCCAAGTGAGCCGGCCATGTCTGTGGCCTCACAGGAGGACGCTAGGAAGGAGCGAACAGCAAGGAGAAAAAATGGTGAGAGGGAGAGCAGCAATGGTGTTCATAGGCATAAAGCCAGGTCTCCAAAGAAAACTGACAGGAGGAGGGGTCCAGGCAAAAGTGAGGAGTTTTGGGAGTGGCACATGCCCGGGAAAGTCTAG
- the LOC104582355 gene encoding guanine nucleotide-binding protein subunit gamma 3 isoform X2 produces MMAMVAPRPKSPPASPDPCGRHHLQLAVDTLHREIGFLEGEISSVEGVHAASKCCKEVDEFVGKNADPFITISSKKANTDQSRHLPKKFRARTCLSYLSWMCCCGGCPSVQLQGPTSCCSCGALGGLCGCCSTGECCRCRVGCGGCGCCCCCCRGSPCRSRTPSPRCSCGCTCSCPSCCSSSCACPAPSCCRAPRCCYLCS; encoded by the exons ATGATGGCAATGGTGGCGCCCAGGCCCaagtcgccgccggcctcgccggACCCCTGCGGCCGACACCACCTGCAGCTCGCCGTCGACACGCTCCACCGCGAGATCGGATTCCTCGAG GGGGAAATTAGTTCCGTTGAAGGGGTGCATGCTGCCTCCAAATGCTGCAAAGA GGTTGATGAGTTCGTAGGAAAGAATGCCGATCCATTCATAACGAT TTCATCAAAGAAGGCGAACACCGATCAgtctcgccaccttccaaagAAGTTTCG AGCCCGGACGTGTTTGAGCTACCTGTCGTGGatgtgctgctgcggcgggtgTCCTTCCGTCCAGCTCCAGGGGCCAACGAGCTGCTGCTCTTGCGGAGCGCTGGGAGGGCTGTGCGGTTGCTGCAGCACCGGAGaatgctgccgctgccgcgtcgGGTGCGggggctgcggctgctgctgctgctgctgccgtggcaGCCCGTGCCGCAGCCGCACGCCGAGCCCGAGATGCTCGTGTGGTTGCACGTGCTCCTGcccgagctgctgctcctcctcttgcgCGTGTCCGGCTCCCTCCTGCTGCCGTGCCCCTCGGTGTTGTTACCTGTGTTCATGA